A single Oryctolagus cuniculus chromosome 18, mOryCun1.1, whole genome shotgun sequence DNA region contains:
- the CLPTM1 gene encoding putative lipid scramblase CLPTM1 isoform X2 — MNLHVYISEHEHFTDFNATSALFWEQHDLVYGDWTSGENSDGCYEHFAELDIPQSVQQNGSIYIHVYFTKSGFHPDPRQKALYRRLATVHMSRMINKYKRRRFQKTKNLLTGETEADPEMIKRAEDYGPVEVISHWHPNITINIVDDHTPWVKGSVPPPLDQYVKFDAVSGDYYPIIYFNDYWNLQKDYYPINESLASLPLRVSFCPLSLWRWQLYAAQSTRSPWNFLGDELYEQSDEEQDSVKVALLETNPYLLALTIIVSIVHSVFEFLAFKNDIQFWNSRQSLEGLSVRSVFFGVFQSLVVLLYILDNETNFVVQVSVFIGVLIDLWKITKVMDVRLDREHRVAGCLPRLTFKDKSTYIESSTKVYDDMAFRYLSWILFPLLGCYAVYSLLYLEHKGWYSWVLSMLYGFLLTFGFITMTPQLFINYKLKSVAHLPWRMLTYKALNTFIDDLFAFVIKMPVMYRIGCLRDDVVFFIYLYQRWIYRVDPTRVNEFGMSGQDATAAPAPAPAGEEPQEAPAKPAEDKKKD, encoded by the exons ATG AACCTGCACGTGTACATCTCGGAGCACGAGCACTTTACAGACTTCAACGCCACCTCGGCTCTCTTCTGGGAGCAGCACGACCTCGTGTACGGCGACTGGACGAGCGGCGAGAACTCGGACGGCTGCTACGAGCACTTCGCAGAGCTGGACATCCCGCAG AGCGTCCAGCAGAACGGCTCCATCTACATCCACGTCTACTTCACCAAGAGTGGCTTCCACCCAGACCCCCGGCAGAAGGCGCTGTACCGCCGGCTCGCCACGGTCCACATGTCCCGGA TGATTAATAAATACAAGCGCAGGCGGTTTCAGAAAACCAAGAACCTGCTGACGGGAGAGACAGAAGCTGACCCAGAAATGATCAAG AGAGCCGAGGACTATGGGCCCGTGGAGGTGATCTCCCACTGGCACCCCAACATCACCATCAACATTGTGGATGACCACACGCCGTGGGTGAAGGGCAGCGTGCCCCCACCCCTGGACCAGT ACGTGAAGTTCGACGCCGTGAGCGGCGACTACTACCCCATCATCTACTTCAACGACTACTGGAACCTGCAGAAGGACTACTACCCCATCAACGAGAGCCTGGCCAGCCTGCCGCTGCGCGTCTCCTTCTGCCCGCTCTCACTCTGGCGCTGGCAGCTCTACGCCGCCCAGAGCACCAGGTCGCCCTGGAACTTCCTGGGTGACGAGCTCTACGAGCAGTCGGACGAGGAGCAGGACTCGGTGAAG GTGGCCCTCCTGGAGACCAACCCCTACCTGCTGGCGCTTACCATCATCGTCTCCATCGTCCACAGTGTCTTTGAGTTCCTGGCATTCAAGAACG ATATCCAGTTCTGGAACAGCCGGCAGTCCCTGGAGGGCCTGTCCGTGCGCTCCGTCTTCTTCGGCGTCTTCCAGTCGCTTGTGGTCCTGCTCTACATCCTGGACAACGAGACCAACTTCGTGGTCCAGGTCAGCGTCTTCATCGGGGTCCTCATCGACCTCTGGAAGATCACCAAGGTCATGGACGTCCGG CTGGACCGGGAGCACAGGGTAGCAGGATGCTTACCCCGCCTGACCTTCAAAGACAAGTCCACGTACATCGAGTCTTCAACCAAAGTGTATGACGAC ATGGCGTTCCGGTACCTGTCGTGGATCCTCTTCCCGCTGCTGGGCTGCTACGCCGTCTACAGCCTCCTGTACCTGGAGCACAAGGGCTGGTACTCGTGGGTGCTCAGCATGCTCTACGGCTTCCTGCTGACCTTCG GCTTCATCACCATGACGCCCCAGCTCTTCATCAACTACAAGCTCAAGTCCGTGGCCCACCTGCCCTGGCGCATGCTCACCTACAAGGCCCTCAACACCTTCATCGACGACCTGTTCGCCTTCGTCATCAAGATGCCCGTCATGTACCGGATCGGCTGCCTGCGGGACG ACGTGGTCTTCTTCATCTACCTCTACCAGCGGTGGATCTACCGCGTCGACCCCACCAGGGTGAACGAGTTCGGCATGAGCGGGCAGGACGCcacggccgcccccgcccccgcccccgccggcgaGGAGCCCCAGGAAGCCCCTGCGAAGCCAGCGGAGGACAAGAAGAAGGATTAG
- the CLPTM1 gene encoding putative lipid scramblase CLPTM1 isoform X1 yields MAAAQEADGAGSAVVAAGGGGSGQVTSNGSVGRDPPAETQPQNPPPQPAPNAWQVIKGVLFRIFIIWAISSWFRRGPAPQDQAGPGGAPRVASRNLFPKDTLMNLHVYISEHEHFTDFNATSALFWEQHDLVYGDWTSGENSDGCYEHFAELDIPQSVQQNGSIYIHVYFTKSGFHPDPRQKALYRRLATVHMSRMINKYKRRRFQKTKNLLTGETEADPEMIKRAEDYGPVEVISHWHPNITINIVDDHTPWVKGSVPPPLDQYVKFDAVSGDYYPIIYFNDYWNLQKDYYPINESLASLPLRVSFCPLSLWRWQLYAAQSTRSPWNFLGDELYEQSDEEQDSVKVALLETNPYLLALTIIVSIVHSVFEFLAFKNDIQFWNSRQSLEGLSVRSVFFGVFQSLVVLLYILDNETNFVVQVSVFIGVLIDLWKITKVMDVRLDREHRVAGCLPRLTFKDKSTYIESSTKVYDDMAFRYLSWILFPLLGCYAVYSLLYLEHKGWYSWVLSMLYGFLLTFGFITMTPQLFINYKLKSVAHLPWRMLTYKALNTFIDDLFAFVIKMPVMYRIGCLRDDVVFFIYLYQRWIYRVDPTRVNEFGMSGQDATAAPAPAPAGEEPQEAPAKPAEDKKKD; encoded by the exons GTGACCAGCAATGGCAGCGTCGGGAGGGACCCGCCGGCGGAGACCCAGCCCCAGAACCCGcccccccagcctgcacccaACGCCTGGCAGGTCATCAAAGGTGTGCTGTTCAG GATCTTCATCATCTGGGCCATCAGCAGCTGGTTCCGCCGAGGGCCGGCCCCTCAGGACCAGGCGGGCCCCGGAGGAGCCCCGCGCGTCGCCAGCCGCAACCTGTTCCCCAAAGACACTTTAATG AACCTGCACGTGTACATCTCGGAGCACGAGCACTTTACAGACTTCAACGCCACCTCGGCTCTCTTCTGGGAGCAGCACGACCTCGTGTACGGCGACTGGACGAGCGGCGAGAACTCGGACGGCTGCTACGAGCACTTCGCAGAGCTGGACATCCCGCAG AGCGTCCAGCAGAACGGCTCCATCTACATCCACGTCTACTTCACCAAGAGTGGCTTCCACCCAGACCCCCGGCAGAAGGCGCTGTACCGCCGGCTCGCCACGGTCCACATGTCCCGGA TGATTAATAAATACAAGCGCAGGCGGTTTCAGAAAACCAAGAACCTGCTGACGGGAGAGACAGAAGCTGACCCAGAAATGATCAAG AGAGCCGAGGACTATGGGCCCGTGGAGGTGATCTCCCACTGGCACCCCAACATCACCATCAACATTGTGGATGACCACACGCCGTGGGTGAAGGGCAGCGTGCCCCCACCCCTGGACCAGT ACGTGAAGTTCGACGCCGTGAGCGGCGACTACTACCCCATCATCTACTTCAACGACTACTGGAACCTGCAGAAGGACTACTACCCCATCAACGAGAGCCTGGCCAGCCTGCCGCTGCGCGTCTCCTTCTGCCCGCTCTCACTCTGGCGCTGGCAGCTCTACGCCGCCCAGAGCACCAGGTCGCCCTGGAACTTCCTGGGTGACGAGCTCTACGAGCAGTCGGACGAGGAGCAGGACTCGGTGAAG GTGGCCCTCCTGGAGACCAACCCCTACCTGCTGGCGCTTACCATCATCGTCTCCATCGTCCACAGTGTCTTTGAGTTCCTGGCATTCAAGAACG ATATCCAGTTCTGGAACAGCCGGCAGTCCCTGGAGGGCCTGTCCGTGCGCTCCGTCTTCTTCGGCGTCTTCCAGTCGCTTGTGGTCCTGCTCTACATCCTGGACAACGAGACCAACTTCGTGGTCCAGGTCAGCGTCTTCATCGGGGTCCTCATCGACCTCTGGAAGATCACCAAGGTCATGGACGTCCGG CTGGACCGGGAGCACAGGGTAGCAGGATGCTTACCCCGCCTGACCTTCAAAGACAAGTCCACGTACATCGAGTCTTCAACCAAAGTGTATGACGAC ATGGCGTTCCGGTACCTGTCGTGGATCCTCTTCCCGCTGCTGGGCTGCTACGCCGTCTACAGCCTCCTGTACCTGGAGCACAAGGGCTGGTACTCGTGGGTGCTCAGCATGCTCTACGGCTTCCTGCTGACCTTCG GCTTCATCACCATGACGCCCCAGCTCTTCATCAACTACAAGCTCAAGTCCGTGGCCCACCTGCCCTGGCGCATGCTCACCTACAAGGCCCTCAACACCTTCATCGACGACCTGTTCGCCTTCGTCATCAAGATGCCCGTCATGTACCGGATCGGCTGCCTGCGGGACG ACGTGGTCTTCTTCATCTACCTCTACCAGCGGTGGATCTACCGCGTCGACCCCACCAGGGTGAACGAGTTCGGCATGAGCGGGCAGGACGCcacggccgcccccgcccccgcccccgccggcgaGGAGCCCCAGGAAGCCCCTGCGAAGCCAGCGGAGGACAAGAAGAAGGATTAG